From the genome of Perca flavescens isolate YP-PL-M2 chromosome 1, PFLA_1.0, whole genome shotgun sequence, one region includes:
- the LOC114560546 gene encoding uncharacterized protein LOC114560546, with protein MELKRPVRDRISLVLLILVNITTVLFGQTLDCTNDYESQVFCHFKGQNCSEYKLTFLSNSGFGEKHSNFKQCDTAQCCSVHQEKMLILGESFNATVWKGGDCIEFKIININESIKPKTPTIVSVKESNGNFHVKWKQNVKESLRDNLSANVTYHKKGDTEKVSANVRPTTLDEFGYYEILGRDLEPSTTYVVSVTNQIDLSGKFSDSSEEWEFTTPMSSIVLPLVIIISLSFAAIIITATLNGCYVKLKTKWWDTAAKSPNPKLLIMHPGEQEVLKPVPPIISSVCVEPLVPDDNKPWSKECLTDTSSGSLQRSSGISTGSSGLSYANTEPNIIACVQDALFKALPNISPISHLITNSFTEENKDSGLLISSYNPCGVRADDMSSGSSGFENKTYSILIPCGPHQNLTDSSEFQTDAEMLCDSEYHPSVGDLTCVDQHAPACPLVNFPPVVLSLMPTDMSYQQSNADSGEFSYAEDSSLSSVSSGTNTIALCDPVSRVEGGCENFDESVCGATKLHGKTERAIICDENPCSSYAPAGSHSFPPVDDGYQAFQNLVEQPDILFSEERSGEKEERLNRYPEESFTKMPQSFLSPVVPGVINNVQGGQCFSELQRPFLSLIPAQESMPLFTDSGYQSV; from the exons ATGGAGTTAAAGAG GCCAGTTCGCGATAGGATATCCCTGGTCCTTCTTATTTTGGTGAATATTACAACAGTTCTCTTTG GCCAAACTCTTGACTGTACCAACGACTATGAGTCACAGGTGTTTTGCCACTTTAAAGGGCAAAACTGCTCTGAATACAAGTTGACTTTCCTGAGCAACAGCGGATTCGG GGAGAAGCATAGCAATTTTAAACAGTGTGACACTGCACAGTGTTGCTCTGTCCACCAAGAAAAGATGCTTATTCTAGGGGAGTCTTTTAATGCCACAGTTTGGAAAGGAGGAGATTGCATAGAGTTCAAAATCATCAACATCAATGAAAGCA TAAAgcccaaaaccccaacaattgtCTCAGTGAAAGAATCTAATGGGAATTTTCATGTCAAGTGGAAGCAGAACGTGAAGGAAAGTTTAAGAGATAACTTGAGTGCTAATGTGACTTACCATAAAAAAGGAGACACAGAAAAG GTGTCTGCTAATGTCAGACCAACTACTCTCGACGAATTTGGTTACTATGAAATACTTGGTCGAGACTTGGAGCCAAGTACAACATATGTGGTCAGCGTGACAAACCAAATAGACTTGAGTGGAAAGTTCAGTGACAGTAGTGAAGAGTGGGAATTCACAACCC CCATGTCCTCCATTGTCCTACCCTTGGTTATCATCATCAGCCTCAGTTTTGCTGCAATCATCATCACCGCTACTTTAAATGGCTGTTATGTAAA GCTCAAAACAAAGTGGTGGGACACAGCTGCCAAAAGTCCAAATCCTAAACTTCTTATTATGCATCCAGGAGAGCAAGAG GTCTTGAAGCCTGTGCCACCCATCATCTCCTCTGTCTGTGTTGAGCCCCTTGTTCCAGATGACAACAAACCATG GTCAAAGGAGTGCCTGACAGACACTAGCAGTGGGAGCCTTCAGCGAAGCAGTGGAATCAGTACTGGCTCTTCTGGTCTCAGTTATGCTAATACAGAACCTAACATTATAGCCTGTGTTCAGGATGCCCTTTTTAAAGCCCTCCCCAACATCAGCCCAATTTCACATTTAATCACCAATTCATTtacagaagaaaacaaagacagtGGTTTGCTCATCTCTTCCTACAACCCTTGTGGTGTCAGAGCTGATGACATGAGCTCTGGATCATCTGGCTTTGAAAATAAAACCTACTCCATCCTAATTCCCTGCGGCCCACATCAGAATCTGACGGACAGCTCTGAGTTTCAGACGGACGCTGAAATGCTTTGTGACTCTGAATACCATCCTAGTGTGGGTGACTTGACCTGTGTTGACCAACACGCACCAGCTTGTCCGCTTGTTAATTTTCCACCAGTGGTTTTATCTCTAATGCCAACAGACATGTCATATCAGCAAAGCAATGCAGATTCTGGGGAATTTTCATATGCAGAAGACTCCAGTTTGTCCTCCGTCTCTAGTGGCACCAACACAATTGCGTTATGTGATCCTGTGTCCAGAGTCGAGGGCGGGTGTGAGAACTTCGATGAGTCTGTCTGTGGTGCGACAAAGCTACATGGAAAAACTGAAAGGGCCATTATATGTGATGAAAACCCCTGCTCCAGCTATGCGCCTGCAGGCTCACACAGCTTTCCTCCAGTGGATGACGGCTACCAGGCATTTCAGAATCTGGTGGAGCAGCCTGATATTTTGTTTTCAGAGGAGAGAAGTGGTGAGAAAGAGGAACGTTTGAACAGATACCCAGAGGAATCATTCACCAAGATGCCTCAAAGCTTCTTGAGCCCAGTTGTCCCAGGCGTCATTAACAATGTCCAGGGTGGCCAGTGTTTCTCTGAGCTCCAAAGACCTTTTCTCTCTTTGATCCCTGCTCAAGAGTCTATGCCACTATTCACAGACAGCGGCTATCAGAGTGTGTAG